In Paludibaculum fermentans, the genomic stretch TCACCTACATCGAGCCGGGTGATTACGGCGGAGGCCAGGCGCTGGCCCGCGCCAAGTTGAATCTGGGACGCGTCCCCCGCCTCGAGAACTTCGAAGTGATCTGGCGCCAGATGCCTCGCGGCAAGGGCGGCCAGGCGGGTGGCCAGATCGCCTTCTCCGCCGATGGTCAGTACATCTACATGACGGTGGGCGACCGCCAGCGCATGACGCCGGCACAGGACCCGAACCAGCCCGTCGGAAAGATCCTGCGCCTGACGCTGGATGGCAAGCCAGCCCCGGGCAACCCTAACTTCGGCAAGACCGGCGCAGCGACCATCCCGTTGATCGATCCGCCGCGTAACACCGAACTGGCCAAGACCGCGCAGCCGGTCAGCGCCTACACCTTCCCCGGACCCAACCAGACGCCGGCCGAAACCTGGGCCAGCGGCTTCCGCGCCCCCTACGGCCTCGCCTTCTCGCCCACCGGTGAATTGTGGGAGGTCGAACATGGCCCCCGCGGCGGCGACGAACTGAACCTGATCGAGAAGGGCAAGAACTACGGCTGGCCCCTCGTCTCCTACGGCAAGAACTACGACGAGGTGCCGATTCCGAATCCCGACACCCGGCCCGACTTGGCGAAGCCCGTGCTCTACTGGGTGCCGGTGATCGCGCCCGGCAACCTGATGTTCTACCACGGCAAGCAGACCTTCCCACAGTGGGACGGCAGCGGCTTCGTCAGCGGCCTGGCGACGATGTCGATCACGCGCATCCTCTTTGACGGCAAGGGCGGAGCCAAGACCGCCGAGCGCTGGGAAGTAGGCAAACGCATCCGCGATGTGGAGCAGGCGCCCGATGGTTCGCTGTGGATGCTGGAAGACGCCAATCCCGGTGCGCTGATTCACGTGACACCCAAGTGATCCGGTCGCCCTGGAAAGTTGTTGGCCTCTTGCTGCTGGCCGTGGGACTCTACGGCCAGCAGCAGCCCATTGCATATAGTCACAAGACGCACTTGGCGTTGGGGCTGAAGTGCAACAACTGCCACAAAAACGCCGACCCCGGCGAGGCGATGGGCTTTCCGGCCGAATCGTTCTGCATGAGTTGCCACCGGACGGTGAAGACCGGCAGTCCGGACATTCAGAAGTTGGCCGCCGCGGCCAAGGCAAAGGAACCCCTCCCCTGGGTCCGTGTCTACCGGCTCCCGACCTATGTCTACTTCAGCCACCGCGTGCACACGACCGCCGGAACCACCTGCGAAACCTGCCACGGCCCTGTGCCCCAGCGCGACGTGATCAAGAAGGAAGTGACGCACGACATGCGTTC encodes the following:
- a CDS encoding PQQ-dependent sugar dehydrogenase — its product is MKLARAALLLTSAISAWAQVNVGEQKPEPTLPFKLTTTANFELPWRIAFLPDGRMLVTEKIGPIWLVSAQGEKIAALSGTPPVYWQGQNGMLGVFVSPTYAADQRIYITYIEPGDYGGGQALARAKLNLGRVPRLENFEVIWRQMPRGKGGQAGGQIAFSADGQYIYMTVGDRQRMTPAQDPNQPVGKILRLTLDGKPAPGNPNFGKTGAATIPLIDPPRNTELAKTAQPVSAYTFPGPNQTPAETWASGFRAPYGLAFSPTGELWEVEHGPRGGDELNLIEKGKNYGWPLVSYGKNYDEVPIPNPDTRPDLAKPVLYWVPVIAPGNLMFYHGKQTFPQWDGSGFVSGLATMSITRILFDGKGGAKTAERWEVGKRIRDVEQAPDGSLWMLEDANPGALIHVTPK
- a CDS encoding cytochrome c3 family protein — encoded protein: MLLAVGLYGQQQPIAYSHKTHLALGLKCNNCHKNADPGEAMGFPAESFCMSCHRTVKTGSPDIQKLAAAAKAKEPLPWVRVYRLPTYVYFSHRVHTTAGTTCETCHGPVPQRDVIKKEVTHDMRSCIACHTEKKARQDCTACHEERQ